Proteins encoded within one genomic window of Glycine soja cultivar W05 chromosome 1, ASM419377v2, whole genome shotgun sequence:
- the LOC114415736 gene encoding 30S ribosomal protein S31, chloroplastic-like encodes MASLLLASPSPLSVQLHNSTCHLSFSHSQTLSSPLSTSFPSLSASATTTLSPTPSVYCGRGDRKTAKGKRFAHSFGNARPKDKKKGRGPLRPYAPPAPSKKDRFEDNEVVKIEIDESLFSG; translated from the exons ATGGCGTCTCTACTGCTAGCATCACCTTCTCCACTCTCCGTTCAATTGCACAATTCCACCTGTCACCTTTCCTTCTCTCACTCCCAAACTCTTTCCTCACCGCTCTCCACTTCCTTTCCTTCTCTCTCAGCCTCTGCAACCACCACTCTCTCCCCAACCCCTTCTG TGTACTGTGGCAGAGGGGACAGGAAAACTGCAAAGGGAAAGCGCTTCGCTCATTCATTTGGAAAT GCGAGGCCAAAGGACAAGAAGAAGGGTAGAGGGCCACTGAGGCCTTATGCTCCACCGGCACCTTCCAAAAAAGACAGGTTCGAAGATAATGAGGTGGTGAAGATTGAAATTGACGAGTCTCTCTTTTCTGGTTGA